Proteins encoded within one genomic window of Bdellovibrio bacteriovorus:
- a CDS encoding sensor histidine kinase: MEAKLEEYRNRIEMRGLKELTDYFSYVPGYDQNASLLVSLVNSRGDVLFIHEPVSGTNVDFEDVKSEVINQKSPHFDFVMPEAKGNDSLLVFGKTLKDGNRLFVAKSTEGMGVQLRNLQKIFWWLLLPVALVGFLGGLFLSNKTLSPVRELLTSMKKIEGGSLSTRVPIGGSDDELEELKILCNKMLDKIENLVNGLKEAFDHLAHDIRTPVTRLRGRAELALQAEGDIETYREALQSCFENSDKILNFLQVLTDITEAENRSKKLKLEKKFISQLVEEIMSLYEMAFEEKDIKISVKLDAHDWAMVDARLISRVIANLLDNAHKYTPSGGEVLIETINQTENVILRVTDTGPGIAAEEHGAIFQKLYRSDKSRSEYGMGLGLTFVKAVVEAHDGKVSVKSPVKDGKGTEFEVLLQKMS; this comes from the coding sequence TTGGAAGCTAAACTCGAAGAATACCGCAATCGTATCGAGATGCGCGGTCTCAAAGAGCTGACGGACTATTTTTCTTATGTCCCTGGTTATGATCAGAATGCCTCTTTACTGGTGAGTTTGGTGAACTCGCGAGGAGACGTCCTTTTTATTCACGAACCGGTTTCCGGTACGAATGTGGATTTTGAGGATGTGAAGTCCGAGGTTATCAATCAAAAGTCTCCGCATTTTGATTTCGTGATGCCCGAAGCAAAGGGGAATGACAGTCTTTTGGTGTTTGGTAAAACGCTGAAAGATGGCAATCGTCTTTTCGTTGCTAAAAGCACAGAAGGCATGGGCGTTCAATTACGCAATCTGCAGAAGATATTCTGGTGGCTGCTATTGCCGGTGGCTTTGGTGGGTTTCTTAGGGGGCTTGTTCCTTTCGAATAAAACTTTAAGTCCGGTGCGTGAGCTTCTGACTTCCATGAAAAAGATCGAAGGTGGCTCTTTATCGACGCGCGTGCCGATCGGCGGCAGCGATGATGAGTTGGAAGAGCTAAAAATTCTTTGCAATAAGATGCTCGATAAAATCGAAAATCTTGTTAACGGCTTGAAAGAAGCTTTTGATCACTTAGCCCACGATATTCGAACGCCGGTGACCCGTCTGCGCGGTCGAGCCGAACTGGCATTGCAAGCCGAAGGTGATATCGAAACTTATCGTGAAGCTTTGCAAAGCTGTTTTGAAAACTCAGACAAGATTCTTAATTTCTTGCAGGTTTTGACGGATATTACTGAGGCAGAAAACCGCAGTAAAAAACTGAAGCTAGAAAAGAAATTTATCAGCCAATTGGTTGAAGAGATCATGAGCCTGTACGAAATGGCTTTTGAAGAAAAAGATATTAAGATCAGTGTGAAGCTGGATGCTCATGACTGGGCTATGGTGGACGCGCGACTTATCAGTCGAGTGATCGCCAATCTTTTAGATAATGCTCACAAGTACACTCCATCGGGTGGCGAAGTGTTGATTGAAACAATCAATCAAACTGAAAACGTGATTCTGCGTGTGACTGACACCGGTCCGGGTATTGCTGCTGAAGAGCACGGTGCGATCTTTCAAAAGCTTTATCGCAGCGATAAGAGCCGTTCTGAATACGGAATGGGTTTGGGCCTTACATTCGTAAAAGCCGTAGTGGAAGCGCACGATGGAAAAGTGTCTGTCAAAAGTCCCGTTAAAGACGGAAAAGGCACTGAATTCGAAGTTCTTTTGCAAAAGATGTCCTAA
- a CDS encoding response regulator transcription factor: MRCLVVEDDNEIATIVKQGLGELEGEVEVEANGRRAYERALTNHYDIIVLDLMLPEMDGYTFAKSLREKEVNTPILILSALRELDDRLKGLSMGGDDYLTKPFAMAELQIRVKNLLKRAQKASEVTQLVFQDLKLNRLNREVVRAGRKLDLQEREFVLLDLFMSNPNKIIGKQTILKEVWNYDFDPQTNVVDVLVCRLRNKLEKDFPTRLIYTVRGVGYVLKSS; this comes from the coding sequence ATGAGATGCTTAGTAGTTGAAGACGATAACGAAATCGCAACGATCGTGAAACAGGGCTTAGGGGAACTTGAAGGCGAAGTGGAAGTTGAAGCTAACGGCCGCCGCGCTTACGAGAGAGCTTTGACAAATCATTACGACATCATCGTACTTGATCTAATGCTTCCTGAGATGGACGGTTACACATTCGCAAAGTCTTTGCGCGAAAAAGAAGTGAACACGCCAATCTTAATCCTTAGCGCCTTGCGCGAATTAGATGACCGTTTAAAAGGTTTAAGCATGGGTGGTGATGACTACCTTACTAAACCTTTTGCAATGGCTGAGTTGCAAATCCGCGTTAAAAATCTTTTGAAGCGCGCGCAAAAAGCTTCTGAAGTGACTCAATTGGTTTTCCAAGATTTGAAGTTGAACCGATTGAATCGTGAAGTCGTACGTGCGGGTCGCAAGTTGGATCTTCAAGAAAGAGAATTCGTTCTTCTAGATCTATTCATGAGCAATCCAAATAAAATCATCGGAAAACAAACGATCCTTAAGGAAGTTTGGAACTATGATTTCGATCCACAAACAAACGTGGTAGACGTATTGGTATGCCGTTTAAGAAACAAGTTAGAGAAGGATTTCCCTACACGACTTATTTATACGGTCAGAGGTGTAGGATATGTTCTTAAGTCGTCTTAA
- a CDS encoding flagellar hook protein FlgE — MGILSSLYTGVSGMTAQGEALGVIGDNIANANTIGFKASRAEFQDIISKNLKGILGGNQIGRGVKIGAVNPILTQGNIDATEKVTDLAISGDGYFKVKGSDGESYTRDGSFHFDREGYLVTNDNQKVQGFSTDEKGNIVNKMTDIKFPRALIPAKATKELKLDLNLDSRMEATKKFDIKDPYSTSHYSTGVEMFDSQGNKHLVSFFFNKVADREWEFKGLVDGKEVTGGEDGLLSQVCAGKLTFTVDGKLDSQETTEANFNFKGGALQDQQVKINFGDAIKDGGKGLEGTKQYGKNSDLISWHQDGAAAGTITGLSFNDEGILTAVYSNGQASDLAQIALAKFENPEALFKVGNNRLKESRDSGAASLGGPGSAGRGKLFAKSLERSTVDLATEFVNMIQNQRGFQANAKTITTTDELLNEVIQLKR; from the coding sequence TATCGGTTTCAAAGCAAGCCGTGCAGAATTCCAAGATATTATTTCTAAAAACTTAAAAGGTATTCTTGGTGGTAACCAAATCGGTCGCGGTGTGAAGATCGGTGCAGTAAACCCAATCTTGACTCAAGGTAATATCGACGCCACAGAAAAAGTCACTGACTTGGCAATTTCGGGTGACGGTTACTTCAAAGTAAAAGGTTCCGATGGCGAATCTTACACTCGTGATGGTTCTTTCCACTTTGACCGTGAAGGTTACTTGGTAACGAACGACAACCAAAAAGTTCAAGGTTTCTCGACAGACGAGAAGGGCAATATCGTTAACAAAATGACAGATATCAAGTTCCCTCGCGCGTTGATCCCAGCAAAAGCGACAAAAGAATTGAAATTGGATCTGAACTTAGACTCGCGCATGGAAGCGACTAAGAAATTTGATATCAAAGATCCATATTCCACTTCTCACTACTCTACGGGTGTAGAGATGTTTGACTCTCAAGGTAATAAACACTTGGTAAGTTTCTTCTTCAATAAAGTGGCTGACCGTGAGTGGGAATTCAAAGGCCTTGTTGACGGTAAAGAAGTCACTGGTGGCGAAGACGGACTGTTGTCTCAAGTATGTGCTGGTAAGTTGACGTTCACGGTAGACGGTAAACTTGACAGCCAAGAAACGACAGAGGCGAACTTCAACTTCAAAGGTGGTGCTCTTCAAGACCAACAAGTTAAGATCAATTTCGGTGACGCTATTAAAGATGGCGGTAAAGGTTTGGAAGGTACTAAGCAGTACGGTAAAAACTCTGACTTGATCTCTTGGCACCAAGATGGTGCAGCGGCCGGAACGATCACTGGTTTGTCATTCAATGACGAAGGTATCTTGACGGCAGTTTACTCGAATGGACAAGCTTCTGACCTTGCTCAGATCGCTCTTGCGAAATTCGAAAATCCAGAAGCTCTTTTCAAAGTTGGTAACAACCGTTTGAAAGAATCTAGAGACTCTGGTGCGGCTTCTTTGGGTGGCCCGGGTTCAGCTGGTCGCGGTAAGTTGTTTGCTAAATCTCTTGAGAGATCAACAGTAGACTTGGCGACAGAATTCGTAAACATGATCCAAAATCAACGTGGTTTCCAAGCCAACGCGAAGACAATCACGACGACAGATGAACTTTTGAACGAGGTTATCCAGCTTAAGAGATAA